In Candidatus Binataceae bacterium, a genomic segment contains:
- a CDS encoding RNA polymerase sigma factor produces MSTNNPLADNAPTDHEDQALVMRTRSGDREALEHLIERHQGWIYNIALRMLYHPQDAEDATQEILVKVVTRLSSFEGRSSFRTWLYRVVFNHLLNMKRGREELKITTFSAYGDAIDNAPDLELPDPKGASPDTNLLVTEVMLACTSGMLLCLDREQRLTYILGEIFAVSDAVGAEVLEITTENFRQRLSRARRDLRNFMNDKCGLVNKSNPCRCAKKTRGFIQEGYVDPDNLLFARGRMSEVREVAPKVFEKIKTLDDKCAEIYRRHQFYKPPDLRQVVRQLIQGPI; encoded by the coding sequence ATGAGCACTAATAATCCTTTGGCCGACAACGCACCCACCGATCACGAGGATCAAGCTCTCGTGATGCGCACCCGCTCGGGCGACCGCGAGGCACTCGAACATCTAATTGAGCGCCATCAAGGGTGGATCTACAACATCGCGCTCCGCATGCTCTACCATCCGCAGGATGCCGAGGATGCAACCCAGGAGATCCTCGTCAAAGTGGTGACCCGGCTCTCTTCGTTCGAGGGTCGAAGCAGCTTCCGCACCTGGCTTTATCGGGTGGTCTTCAATCACCTGCTCAACATGAAGCGGGGCCGAGAAGAGCTGAAGATAACGACCTTTTCAGCTTACGGCGATGCAATAGATAACGCCCCTGACCTTGAGCTGCCGGATCCGAAAGGCGCATCGCCGGACACGAACCTGCTCGTGACTGAAGTTATGCTTGCCTGCACTTCGGGTATGCTGCTTTGCCTCGATCGCGAGCAGCGATTGACGTACATCCTGGGCGAGATTTTCGCAGTGAGCGACGCGGTGGGCGCCGAGGTGTTGGAAATCACAACGGAGAATTTTCGTCAGCGACTGAGCCGCGCGCGTCGAGACCTACGCAACTTCATGAACGACAAGTGCGGACTGGTAAACAAATCGAACCCATGCCGATGTGCAAAGAAGACCCGCGGCTTCATCCAGGAAGGTTACGTCGATCCGGATAACCTTCTATTCGCCCGGGGCCGAATGAGCGAGGTCCGGGAGGTCGCACCCAAGGTGTTTGAGAAGATCAAGACCCTGGACGACAAATGCGCGGAGATTTACCGGCGACATCAGTTCTACAAACCCCCTGACCTGAGACAAGTAGTTAGGCAATTGATCCAGGGCCCGATCTGA
- a CDS encoding nuclear transport factor 2 family protein, with protein sequence MSVDEIQTLAQKFADAFDQRDIKTVLDMLSDDVEVFDTVPYRFDGKPLFAKFLNEAFEGIASISFGFRQPSCRVYNDIVGIVNAYDMFTGATKDGKPIAAHGRTTLVFVKQGTQWKIVSCHFSHMPHTP encoded by the coding sequence ATGAGCGTTGATGAAATTCAGACCCTGGCGCAAAAATTCGCCGACGCCTTCGACCAGCGCGATATCAAAACCGTGCTCGACATGCTTTCAGACGACGTCGAGGTGTTTGATACCGTTCCCTATCGGTTCGACGGCAAGCCTCTTTTTGCCAAGTTTCTCAACGAGGCTTTCGAGGGTATCGCCTCGATAAGCTTCGGCTTTCGGCAGCCATCCTGCCGCGTGTACAACGATATTGTGGGGATAGTGAATGCTTACGACATGTTTACGGGTGCCACTAAGGACGGCAAGCCGATAGCCGCCCATGGCCGAACCACCTTGGTCTTTGTCAAACAGGGCACGCAATGGAAGATTGTGAGCTGTCACTTCTCGCACATGCCTCATACGCCCTGA
- a CDS encoding SDR family oxidoreductase produces MTNSYPFSLSNEEFKDKRVLVTGGTKGVGEAIVRRFQLSGALVATTARSPSLHDQTADLFVQADLATASGVRSVADRIRQEWGGLDVLVNNVGGTETRPGGFEVLSDEDWQEILELNLLAAVRLDRIFIPGMIERRSGAVIHISSIAHRMPFSNSTLAYAAAKGALSTYSKGLARGVAKNGVRVTMISPGFIETSGAHGMILDISKGTGVSEEAARQQIMDMLGGIPVGRPGTPEDVAELVCFLASDRAGFVIGADYILDGGTMPTF; encoded by the coding sequence ATGACGAACAGCTATCCCTTTTCTCTGTCTAACGAGGAGTTCAAAGATAAACGTGTTCTGGTAACGGGCGGCACGAAGGGTGTGGGAGAGGCTATCGTACGCCGCTTTCAACTAAGCGGCGCCCTTGTCGCCACGACCGCCCGCTCTCCATCGCTCCATGATCAAACGGCCGATCTCTTTGTGCAGGCGGATCTTGCCACCGCTTCCGGTGTACGATCGGTGGCGGATCGTATTCGCCAGGAGTGGGGCGGACTCGACGTTCTTGTCAATAATGTGGGCGGAACCGAAACCAGGCCCGGCGGCTTCGAAGTGCTCTCGGACGAAGATTGGCAGGAGATACTTGAACTCAACCTGCTGGCGGCCGTTCGACTAGACCGCATCTTCATTCCCGGCATGATCGAACGCAGGTCGGGGGCGGTTATCCACATCTCCTCGATCGCCCACCGTATGCCATTCTCCAATTCGACATTGGCCTACGCAGCAGCCAAGGGAGCTCTAAGCACTTACAGCAAAGGTCTCGCAAGGGGAGTGGCGAAAAACGGCGTGCGCGTCACGATGATCTCACCTGGTTTCATCGAAACCTCAGGGGCCCATGGAATGATCCTGGACATCTCAAAGGGAACCGGTGTCAGCGAGGAGGCCGCCCGCCAACAGATCATGGACATGCTGGGAGGCATTCCCGTTGGGCGGCCAGGCACGCCTGAGGATGTGGCCGAGTTAGTATGTTTTCTCGCTTCAGATCGAGCAGGATTCGTTATTGGCGCAGATTACATTCTTGACGGCGGCACGATGCCCACTTTTTGA